From a single Saccharomonospora amisosensis genomic region:
- the purD gene encoding phosphoribosylamine--glycine ligase, translating to MRVLVIGSGAREHALALAASHDPAVTALGCAPGNAGTAALAEAVGVDLTEVSDIAAAAVRWKADLVVIGPEVPLVAGAADAVRKAGIACFGPSARAARIEGSKSLAKEIMAAAKVPTARSEVVDNPAHLDAALGRFGPTWVVKDDGLAAGKGVVVTGDVERARKHALMLLDGGHPVVLESFLDGPEASLFCLVDGRTVVPLLPAQDFKRVGDGDTGPNTGGMGAYAPLPWAPPGLVDDVVSAVVQPVVDELASRGTPFSGLLYAGLALTTQGPQVIEFNCRFGDPETQAVLALLRTPIAGLLHATATGSLADHPPLEWADGAAVTVVIAADGYPGRPRTGDVVSGSEAEGVLHAGTRRRDDGAVVSSGGRVLSVVGTGDDLAAAREQAYERVAKVHLPGAHHRTDIALRAVRGEIVVPTG from the coding sequence GTGCGCGTCCTGGTTATCGGCTCCGGAGCCCGTGAGCACGCCCTGGCACTGGCCGCCTCCCACGACCCGGCGGTGACGGCGCTGGGCTGCGCGCCCGGCAACGCGGGCACGGCCGCGCTCGCGGAGGCCGTCGGTGTCGACCTGACCGAGGTGTCCGACATCGCCGCCGCGGCGGTGCGGTGGAAGGCCGACCTCGTCGTGATCGGTCCGGAGGTGCCGCTTGTCGCGGGCGCGGCCGACGCCGTACGCAAGGCGGGTATCGCTTGCTTCGGGCCGTCGGCGCGGGCGGCCCGCATCGAGGGTTCCAAGTCGCTCGCCAAGGAGATCATGGCGGCGGCCAAGGTGCCGACGGCACGCAGTGAGGTTGTGGACAACCCGGCCCACCTCGACGCCGCGCTCGGACGGTTCGGCCCCACCTGGGTGGTGAAGGACGACGGGCTGGCCGCTGGCAAGGGCGTGGTGGTGACCGGCGACGTCGAACGTGCCCGCAAGCACGCGCTGATGCTGCTCGACGGCGGCCACCCCGTGGTGCTGGAGTCCTTCCTGGACGGTCCGGAGGCTTCGCTGTTCTGTCTTGTCGACGGCCGAACCGTGGTGCCGTTGCTGCCCGCGCAGGACTTCAAGCGCGTCGGCGACGGTGACACCGGCCCCAACACCGGCGGCATGGGCGCCTACGCGCCGCTGCCGTGGGCGCCGCCCGGACTGGTCGACGACGTGGTGTCGGCCGTCGTGCAGCCCGTTGTCGACGAACTAGCGTCGCGAGGCACCCCGTTCTCAGGGCTGCTGTACGCCGGGTTGGCACTGACGACGCAAGGCCCACAGGTAATCGAGTTCAACTGCCGTTTCGGCGACCCGGAGACGCAGGCCGTGCTGGCTTTGCTTCGCACCCCGATCGCGGGGCTGCTGCACGCGACGGCCACGGGGTCGCTGGCCGATCACCCGCCACTGGAGTGGGCCGACGGCGCCGCCGTCACGGTCGTGATCGCCGCTGACGGTTACCCCGGAAGGCCGCGCACCGGCGACGTCGTCAGCGGAAGCGAGGCGGAAGGTGTGCTGCACGCGGGTACCCGCCGCCGCGACGACGGCGCCGTTGTCTCCAGCGGTGGCAGGGTGCTGTCGGTGGTGGGCACGGGCGACGACCTGGCGGCCGCGCGGGAACAGGCCTACGAGCGGGTCGCCAAGGT
- a CDS encoding HNH endonuclease family protein has product MACANVTAVADPPGIPDEATARAQLAELTVAPEGSPDGYDRDKFPHWSDQGDNCNTRETVLARDGDNVETGNDCYPTSGTWTSPYDGDTWSEPSDVDIDHVVPLADAWRTGASEWTTAKRERFANDLEGPQLIAVTDNVNQEKGDKSPDEWKPPRQSYWCTYASMWINVKYRWELTVDEAEHAALADMLDRC; this is encoded by the coding sequence ATGGCATGCGCCAACGTGACCGCCGTGGCCGACCCTCCTGGAATCCCGGACGAGGCCACGGCACGAGCGCAACTGGCGGAACTGACGGTGGCCCCGGAAGGCTCACCGGACGGCTACGACCGCGACAAGTTCCCGCACTGGAGCGACCAGGGCGACAACTGCAACACCCGCGAGACCGTGCTGGCACGCGACGGCGACAACGTCGAAACCGGCAACGACTGCTATCCCACGTCCGGAACCTGGACCAGCCCCTACGACGGGGACACGTGGTCGGAGCCTTCCGATGTCGACATCGACCACGTCGTGCCGCTCGCCGACGCCTGGCGCACCGGCGCCTCGGAGTGGACCACCGCGAAACGCGAACGCTTCGCCAACGACCTCGAGGGCCCGCAACTGATCGCGGTGACGGACAACGTCAACCAGGAGAAGGGTGACAAGTCGCCCGACGAGTGGAAACCGCCGAGGCAGAGCTACTGGTGCACCTACGCCAGCATGTGGATCAACGTCAAGTACCGCTGGGAACTCACCGTCGACGAGGCCGAGCACGCCGCACTCGCCGACATGCTCGACCGCTGCTGA
- a CDS encoding DUF3151 domain-containing protein produces the protein MMHGNLLEPDATKLPDRPQAQAAMDTGTDPAEVAAEYLDFSEAWAALAERAIAREELVAAYAYARTGYHRGLDQLRRAGWKGFGPVPWSHRPNQGFLRALAALAKAAGRLGEDDEYERCRQLLADSDPAAVEATGL, from the coding sequence ATGATGCACGGCAACCTGTTGGAACCGGACGCGACCAAACTGCCGGATCGGCCGCAAGCGCAGGCCGCCATGGACACCGGCACCGACCCGGCCGAGGTCGCCGCGGAGTATCTCGACTTCAGTGAGGCGTGGGCCGCGCTCGCCGAGCGCGCTATCGCGCGGGAGGAACTGGTCGCCGCCTACGCCTACGCCCGCACCGGCTATCACCGTGGGCTCGACCAGTTGCGCAGGGCGGGTTGGAAGGGATTCGGTCCCGTGCCGTGGTCACACCGCCCCAACCAGGGTTTCCTGCGCGCACTCGCCGCACTCGCCAAGGCAGCCGGTCGCCTCGGCGAGGACGACGAGTACGAAAGGTGCAGGCAACTCCTCGCCGACTCCGACCCGGCCGCCGTCGAGGCGACCGGGCTGTAG
- a CDS encoding adenylosuccinate synthase produces MPAIVLIGAQWGDEGKGKATDLLGDRVQWVVRYQGGNNAGHTVVLPDGQDFALHLIPSGILTPGVTNVIGNGVVVDPGVLLDELAGLEQRGVDTAGLLISADAHLIMPYHVAIDKVTERYLGAKKIGTTGRGIGPCYQDKVARVGVRVQDLLDEKILRQKVEAALEFKNQVLVKVYNRKALDPGEVADTVLEQGERFAHRIADTRLELNKALEQGQTVLLEGSQGTLLDVDHGTYPFVTSSNPTSGGASVGSGIGPGRITTVLGILKAYTTRVGSGPFPTELLDEAGENLRKAGGEFGVTTGRSRRTGWFDAVIGRYAARVNGITDFFLTKLDVLSGLERVPVCVAYEVDGFRTDDMPMTQTDVHHALPIYEELPGWWEDISQCRSFEELPANARAYVERLEELLGARISAIGVGPGREQAIVRHQFI; encoded by the coding sequence ATGCCGGCGATCGTGCTCATCGGCGCCCAGTGGGGCGACGAAGGCAAGGGCAAGGCCACCGATCTGCTCGGCGACCGGGTTCAGTGGGTGGTCCGCTACCAGGGCGGCAACAACGCGGGACACACGGTGGTGCTGCCCGACGGGCAGGACTTCGCGCTGCACCTCATCCCTTCCGGAATCCTCACGCCAGGGGTGACCAACGTGATCGGCAACGGCGTGGTGGTCGACCCTGGTGTACTGCTCGACGAACTGGCGGGACTTGAGCAGCGCGGCGTCGACACCGCAGGGCTGTTGATCTCGGCGGACGCGCACCTGATCATGCCGTACCACGTGGCGATCGACAAAGTCACCGAGCGCTACCTGGGCGCGAAGAAGATCGGCACGACCGGGCGGGGTATCGGCCCGTGCTACCAGGACAAGGTCGCCAGGGTTGGCGTGCGGGTGCAGGACCTGCTGGACGAGAAGATCCTGCGGCAGAAGGTCGAGGCGGCGCTGGAGTTCAAGAACCAGGTGCTGGTCAAGGTCTACAACCGCAAGGCGCTCGACCCGGGCGAGGTCGCCGACACGGTGCTCGAGCAGGGCGAGCGGTTCGCCCACCGCATCGCCGATACCCGGCTTGAGCTGAACAAGGCGCTCGAACAGGGCCAGACCGTGCTGCTGGAGGGCTCGCAGGGAACCCTGCTCGACGTCGACCACGGCACCTACCCGTTCGTGACCTCCTCCAACCCGACCTCCGGCGGCGCGAGCGTCGGCTCGGGCATCGGACCGGGCCGCATCACGACGGTGCTCGGCATTCTCAAGGCCTACACCACCAGGGTCGGCTCCGGTCCCTTCCCTACGGAGTTGCTCGACGAGGCAGGTGAGAACCTGCGCAAGGCGGGCGGGGAATTCGGCGTCACCACAGGCCGCTCGCGGCGCACCGGCTGGTTCGACGCGGTCATCGGCCGCTACGCGGCGCGCGTGAACGGCATCACCGACTTCTTCCTCACCAAGCTCGACGTGCTTTCGGGGCTGGAGCGGGTGCCGGTGTGTGTGGCGTACGAGGTGGACGGCTTCCGCACCGACGACATGCCGATGACCCAGACGGACGTGCACCACGCGTTGCCGATCTACGAGGAACTGCCCGGCTGGTGGGAGGACATCAGCCAGTGCCGGTCCTTCGAGGAACTGCCCGCCAACGCGCGTGCCTACGTGGAGCGGCTGGAGGAACTCCTCGGCGCGCGGATCTCCGCCATCGGCGTGGGGCCGGGCCGCGAGCAGGCGATCGTGCGCCACCAGTTCATCTAG
- a CDS encoding glycerophosphodiester phosphodiesterase translates to MAGFAVLSITGVAGPASPADAAPKEAGAESGFVVVGHRGASGYRPEHTLASYELAARMGADYIEPDLVTTKDGVLVARHEPEIGGTTDVASHPEFADRKTTKVVDGEPVTGWFAEDFTLSELKTLRAQERIPQLRPNNTIYDGRYQIPTLQEVIDLAKRLSRELHREIGIYPETKHPTYFRQQGLALEPALVRALRRNGLDRPNAKVYVQSFEVGNLVELNRTLRVPLVQLIGGSGAPYDFVASGDPRTYDDLVTPEGLAEIATYADGLGPTKDRIIPRDENGYLTEPTALVDDAHRLGLAVHPWTFRAENAFLPAELRSSDDPAAWGDILAEYETFLATGIDGVFADQPDIAVEAARQRR, encoded by the coding sequence ATGGCCGGCTTCGCCGTGCTGAGCATCACCGGCGTAGCGGGCCCTGCGAGTCCGGCCGACGCGGCACCGAAGGAAGCGGGTGCCGAAAGCGGCTTCGTCGTCGTGGGACACCGTGGTGCGTCCGGTTACCGACCGGAACACACGCTCGCCAGCTACGAACTCGCCGCGCGCATGGGCGCGGACTACATCGAGCCCGATCTGGTGACCACGAAGGACGGCGTGCTGGTCGCCAGACACGAACCGGAGATCGGCGGCACCACCGACGTGGCCAGCCACCCGGAGTTCGCCGATCGCAAGACCACCAAGGTGGTGGACGGCGAACCGGTGACCGGGTGGTTCGCCGAGGACTTCACCCTCTCCGAACTCAAGACGCTGCGTGCGCAGGAACGGATTCCGCAACTGCGTCCGAACAACACGATCTACGACGGCCGCTACCAGATTCCGACCCTGCAGGAGGTCATCGACCTGGCGAAGCGGCTGTCGCGGGAACTGCACCGGGAGATCGGCATCTACCCGGAGACCAAGCACCCGACGTACTTCCGGCAGCAGGGGCTCGCGCTCGAACCGGCGCTGGTGCGCGCGCTGCGGCGAAACGGGCTGGACCGGCCCAACGCGAAGGTGTACGTGCAGTCGTTCGAGGTAGGCAACCTCGTCGAGCTGAACCGCACGTTGCGGGTTCCGCTGGTGCAGCTGATCGGCGGTTCAGGAGCGCCCTACGACTTCGTCGCCTCTGGTGACCCAAGGACCTACGACGACCTGGTGACGCCGGAGGGTCTTGCCGAGATCGCCACCTACGCCGACGGCCTCGGCCCCACCAAGGACCGGATCATCCCGCGCGACGAGAACGGCTACCTGACCGAGCCGACGGCGCTGGTGGACGACGCGCACCGGCTTGGCCTTGCCGTGCACCCGTGGACGTTCCGCGCGGAGAACGCGTTCCTGCCCGCCGAGCTGCGTTCCTCCGACGACCCGGCGGCTTGGGGCGACATCCTCGCCGAGTACGAGACCTTCCTCGCCACCGGCATCGACGGGGTGTTCGCGGATCAGCCGGACATCGCGGTGGAGGCGGCGCGGCAGCGGCGCTGA
- a CDS encoding MerR family transcriptional regulator, which yields MSFYSPAEVAEKTGFSIDTLRYYEKIGLLRGIDRTPGGRRRFTDEDLGLLRLLRCLRDTEMPIAQMLRYVDLLHDGQAGVRQRLAILVEHDQRVEQQINRLLEHRRLIRRKIERYSAAACDGDRMLEAAGQGN from the coding sequence GTGAGCTTCTATTCTCCGGCCGAGGTCGCCGAGAAGACCGGCTTCAGCATCGACACCCTCCGCTACTACGAGAAGATCGGCCTGCTGCGCGGCATCGACCGTACGCCGGGTGGGCGGCGCCGGTTCACCGACGAGGACCTGGGGCTGCTGCGGCTGCTGCGCTGCCTGCGCGACACCGAGATGCCGATCGCACAGATGTTGCGGTACGTGGATCTGTTGCACGACGGGCAGGCGGGGGTGCGGCAACGCCTCGCCATCCTCGTCGAACACGACCAGCGGGTGGAGCAACAGATCAACCGGCTGCTGGAGCACCGGCGGCTGATCCGGCGCAAGATCGAGAGGTACAGCGCGGCCGCCTGCGACGGTGACCGCATGCTCGAGGCCGCCGGACAGGGAAACTGA
- a CDS encoding LLM class F420-dependent oxidoreductase, with the protein MTANLGEIGIWRWANGLSPELAVEVERLGYGTIWVGGSPPADLEVVDTLLDATSTITVATGIVNMWKDDAASVARSYHRIVDKHPGRFVLGVGVGHPEATKEYRKPYDKMVAYLDELDRAGVAASDVVLAALGPKALRLAAERTAGAHPYLTTPDHTRWARQVVGEGVLLAPEQKVVLDTDPERARNIARPVVSRPYLGLVNYVNNLKRLGWSEQDIADGGSDRLIDALAVHGDAETVARGVREHLRAGADHVCVQALPVDADPLPTYRALAKELL; encoded by the coding sequence ATGACTGCGAACCTGGGTGAGATCGGTATCTGGCGGTGGGCGAACGGGCTGAGCCCGGAACTGGCCGTGGAGGTCGAGCGGCTCGGCTACGGCACGATCTGGGTTGGCGGCTCGCCTCCTGCCGACCTCGAAGTCGTGGACACGCTGCTCGACGCCACCAGCACAATCACGGTGGCTACCGGGATCGTGAACATGTGGAAGGACGACGCCGCATCGGTGGCGCGTTCCTACCACCGAATCGTCGACAAGCACCCCGGCCGGTTCGTGCTCGGCGTCGGCGTGGGGCACCCGGAAGCGACGAAGGAGTACCGCAAGCCCTACGACAAGATGGTGGCCTACCTCGACGAGCTCGACCGCGCGGGCGTTGCCGCTTCGGACGTGGTCCTCGCCGCGCTCGGTCCCAAGGCACTCAGGCTCGCCGCCGAGCGCACCGCGGGGGCGCACCCGTACCTGACCACTCCGGACCACACTCGCTGGGCACGGCAGGTCGTGGGCGAGGGCGTGCTGCTGGCTCCTGAGCAGAAGGTGGTGCTCGACACCGATCCGGAGCGCGCGAGGAACATCGCTCGGCCGGTGGTCAGCAGGCCCTACCTCGGGCTGGTGAACTACGTGAACAACCTGAAGCGACTCGGCTGGTCCGAGCAGGACATCGCAGACGGAGGGAGCGACCGGCTCATCGACGCGCTGGCCGTGCACGGCGACGCCGAGACTGTCGCACGCGGGGTCAGGGAACACCTGCGAGCCGGTGCCGACCACGTTTGCGTACAGGCTCTTCCAGTCGACGCCGACCCGTTGCCCACCTACCGCGCGCTAGCCAAGGAGCTGCTGTGA
- a CDS encoding LysR family transcriptional regulator, which translates to MIDLRRLTVLRAVDYYGTVTAAARALHLTPSAASQQIRQLGRELGVPLLEPHGRKVRLTGGARTLLAHADAIEARWQQAETELHATAGQPAGVVRLAGFPTAMCRFLGPVTAALRERYPALTVRLREAETPLCFDLLFNGEIDIAVVEAIPGNPPAGDQRFDQRPLLDDPFHLLLPCGHRLAGRRCVELSEVAAEPWIIGPPGDAWRVHVLAACAAAGFSPTIAHEACDSSLVASLVELGLGVALFPNLAQLPPGADVCGVGVSGTAPSRRFLTCTRRGARAAPAVAAVLEAIDELLRADGSAR; encoded by the coding sequence ATGATTGACCTGCGCAGGCTCACCGTCCTGCGAGCGGTCGACTACTACGGCACGGTCACCGCCGCGGCGAGGGCACTGCACCTGACGCCCTCAGCGGCGTCGCAGCAGATTCGCCAGCTGGGCAGAGAACTCGGTGTCCCGCTGCTTGAGCCGCACGGGCGCAAGGTCAGGCTCACCGGCGGTGCCCGCACCCTGCTCGCACACGCCGATGCCATCGAGGCCAGGTGGCAGCAGGCGGAGACGGAACTGCACGCCACAGCCGGCCAGCCGGCCGGGGTGGTACGGCTGGCCGGGTTCCCCACCGCCATGTGCCGATTCCTCGGTCCGGTCACCGCTGCGCTTCGGGAGCGATACCCGGCGCTGACGGTGCGGTTGCGAGAGGCCGAGACACCGCTGTGCTTCGACCTGCTGTTCAACGGTGAGATCGACATCGCGGTGGTGGAGGCCATCCCTGGCAACCCGCCTGCAGGCGACCAGCGGTTCGACCAGCGCCCGCTGCTGGACGATCCGTTTCACCTGCTGCTGCCCTGCGGTCACCGGCTCGCGGGGCGGCGCTGTGTCGAACTGTCAGAGGTGGCCGCAGAGCCGTGGATCATCGGGCCGCCCGGTGATGCGTGGCGCGTGCACGTGCTCGCCGCCTGCGCGGCTGCCGGTTTCAGCCCCACGATCGCGCACGAGGCGTGCGACTCCAGTCTCGTCGCCTCGCTGGTCGAGCTGGGACTCGGCGTGGCGCTGTTCCCGAACCTGGCACAGCTTCCTCCTGGCGCGGACGTGTGCGGCGTGGGGGTCAGCGGCACGGCGCCGTCGCGCCGGTTCCTCACCTGCACCCGGCGAGGCGCGAGGGCCGCTCCGGCCGTCGCCGCTGTGCTGGAGGCGATCGACGAACTGCTTCGGGCCGACGGTTCGGCTAGATGA
- the fbaA gene encoding class II fructose-bisphosphate aldolase, giving the protein MPIATPEIYAEMLDRAKANEFAYPAINVTSSETLNAALRGFAEAESDGIIQFSTGGAEFASGQKVKDMVTGATALAEFAHVVAAKYPINVALHTDHCPKDKLDGFVNPLIEISKERVNAGKNPLFQSHMWDGSAIDLDENLKVAADLLERTAAAKIILEVEIGVVGGEEDGVSNEINEKLYTAEGDFLKTVDALGAGEKGRYLLAATFGNVHGSYKPGAVKLRPDVLRRGQRVAEEKLGLAEGSKPFELVFHGGSGSLLEEIHEAVSYGVVKMNVDTDTQYAFSRPIADHMFKNYDGVLKIDGEVGNKKVYDPRSYLKVAEGSMAARVVEAAQNLKSAGNKL; this is encoded by the coding sequence ATGCCCATCGCCACACCCGAGATCTACGCCGAGATGCTGGACCGGGCCAAGGCGAACGAGTTCGCGTACCCGGCCATCAACGTGACCTCGTCGGAAACCCTGAACGCGGCCCTGCGCGGCTTCGCGGAGGCTGAAAGCGACGGGATCATCCAGTTCTCCACCGGTGGCGCCGAGTTCGCATCGGGGCAGAAGGTGAAGGACATGGTGACGGGTGCGACCGCGCTGGCCGAGTTCGCGCACGTCGTCGCGGCCAAGTACCCGATCAACGTCGCGTTGCACACCGACCACTGTCCCAAGGACAAGCTCGACGGCTTCGTGAACCCGCTGATCGAGATCTCCAAGGAGCGCGTCAACGCGGGCAAGAACCCGCTGTTCCAGTCCCACATGTGGGACGGCTCCGCCATCGACCTCGACGAGAACCTCAAGGTAGCGGCCGACCTGCTGGAGCGCACCGCCGCCGCGAAGATCATCCTTGAGGTTGAGATCGGCGTCGTCGGCGGTGAGGAGGACGGCGTCTCCAACGAGATCAACGAGAAGCTCTACACCGCGGAGGGTGACTTCCTCAAGACCGTCGACGCGCTGGGAGCCGGTGAGAAGGGCAGGTACCTGCTCGCGGCGACGTTCGGCAACGTGCACGGCTCCTACAAGCCGGGCGCGGTGAAGCTGCGGCCCGACGTGCTAAGGCGCGGGCAGCGGGTGGCCGAGGAGAAGCTGGGGCTTGCTGAGGGCTCGAAGCCGTTTGAGCTGGTGTTCCACGGCGGGTCCGGGTCGCTGCTGGAGGAGATCCACGAGGCGGTCTCCTACGGCGTGGTGAAGATGAACGTGGACACCGACACCCAGTACGCGTTCAGCCGACCCATCGCGGATCACATGTTCAAGAACTACGACGGGGTGCTGAAGATCGACGGCGAGGTCGGCAACAAGAAGGTCTACGACCCGCGCAGCTACCTCAAGGTCGCGGAAGGCTCGATGGCTGCCCGGGTTGTCGAGGCGGCGCAGAACCTGAAGTCGGCGGGCAACAAGCTGTAG